A single region of the Fimbriimonadaceae bacterium genome encodes:
- the recG gene encoding ATP-dependent DNA helicase RecG has protein sequence MATTSSGSGFKSLDSEVQFLKGVGPKNAVTLAKLGIKTVGDMLFYLPRRYEDRTTLPPMTHLKPGQFATVRGRIAGFDARTVRGGKVIIKVSLTDGMGAISLVWFNQPWVARKLKSYSGDLIAYGQVKEAGWSYEMHSPEYELLDEEDDGETFAQIVPVYPLSEGVNQWLVRKAAASAIAGYVQLVQDPLPESIRREQKLRPLGWCLRQLHHPESENDRLEARKRLVFEDFFYMQVAMAMRRQETLQEPGIAFPISEIRGSGAGSGTLFGASTEGTVWDEVHQMLPFQLTNAQTRVIGEIWRDMEAPHPMNRLVQGDVGSGKTAVAASAILAAVRCGYQAAMMAPTEILAEQHYVSLRELFDPLGIEVTLLVGKLTATQKKKAAAATKNGIARIAVGTHALIQEGVEFEKLGLIVVDEQHRFGVLQRAALRGKGYGNPDVLVMTATPIPRTLTMTIYGDLSLSVIDEMPPGRKPIKTHWKFSHQRESVYDSVRKLIADGRQAYFVCPMVSENEKLVAQAAEDLHYRLTHEVYPDLRVGLLHGQLKAKEKETVMESFRKHELDILVSTTVIEVGVDVANASVMVIEDANRFGLSQLHQLRGRVGRGEHQSYCILIADAKTEDARARLDVMVATSDGFKIAEEDLRLRGPGEVAGTRQSGNLDFKVADLIQDSKMLEVARQAAIDLLSRDQTLAHPDHQTIKLKAQNHRSDLAVIVVS, from the coding sequence ATGGCTACAACTTCAAGCGGATCCGGATTCAAATCGCTCGATTCCGAGGTGCAATTCCTCAAAGGGGTCGGGCCAAAGAACGCTGTGACTTTGGCGAAGCTCGGCATCAAGACCGTCGGCGACATGCTCTTCTACCTTCCCCGACGGTACGAGGACCGCACCACGCTCCCCCCGATGACCCACCTCAAACCGGGCCAGTTTGCGACGGTGCGGGGCAGAATCGCTGGCTTTGACGCCCGCACCGTTCGCGGGGGCAAGGTCATCATCAAGGTCTCCCTCACCGACGGAATGGGCGCGATCTCCCTCGTCTGGTTCAACCAGCCCTGGGTTGCCCGCAAGCTCAAAAGCTACAGCGGAGATTTGATCGCCTACGGACAGGTGAAGGAAGCGGGCTGGTCCTACGAGATGCACAGCCCCGAATACGAGCTGCTCGACGAAGAGGACGACGGCGAGACCTTCGCCCAGATCGTGCCCGTCTATCCGCTCTCAGAAGGGGTGAATCAATGGCTCGTCCGCAAGGCCGCCGCCTCCGCAATCGCCGGATATGTCCAACTTGTCCAAGACCCCTTGCCCGAATCCATCCGCCGCGAGCAGAAGCTGCGTCCTCTCGGGTGGTGTTTGCGGCAACTCCACCACCCAGAGTCAGAAAACGACCGCCTCGAAGCCCGAAAGCGGCTAGTTTTCGAGGATTTCTTCTACATGCAGGTCGCCATGGCGATGCGAAGGCAAGAGACCTTGCAAGAGCCAGGGATTGCCTTTCCTATCTCCGAAATCCGGGGTTCGGGCGCAGGGTCGGGCACCCTCTTCGGCGCATCCACAGAAGGGACTGTTTGGGATGAAGTCCATCAGATGCTTCCCTTCCAACTCACCAACGCCCAGACTCGCGTCATCGGTGAGATTTGGCGTGACATGGAAGCCCCCCACCCCATGAACCGGCTTGTCCAGGGCGACGTCGGCTCGGGCAAAACCGCCGTCGCTGCCAGCGCCATCCTCGCCGCCGTGAGATGCGGCTACCAAGCTGCGATGATGGCCCCGACCGAAATCCTCGCCGAGCAACATTACGTGAGCCTGAGAGAACTCTTTGACCCGCTCGGTATTGAGGTGACTCTGCTCGTCGGAAAGCTCACTGCCACCCAAAAGAAAAAAGCGGCGGCAGCAACGAAGAACGGCATCGCCCGCATCGCCGTCGGAACCCATGCCCTCATCCAAGAAGGTGTTGAGTTCGAGAAACTTGGGCTGATCGTGGTGGACGAGCAGCACCGGTTCGGAGTCCTCCAACGTGCAGCTTTGCGCGGGAAAGGCTACGGAAATCCAGATGTCCTGGTGATGACAGCAACACCCATTCCCCGCACACTCACCATGACGATCTACGGCGACCTCAGCCTGTCCGTGATTGACGAGATGCCCCCCGGCCGCAAGCCGATCAAGACACACTGGAAGTTCTCGCATCAGCGCGAATCTGTATACGATTCGGTAAGAAAGCTCATCGCCGACGGAAGACAGGCTTACTTCGTCTGCCCGATGGTCTCCGAAAACGAAAAGCTCGTAGCCCAAGCCGCCGAAGACCTCCACTATCGACTCACCCACGAGGTCTACCCCGACCTTCGAGTTGGCCTGCTTCACGGACAGTTGAAGGCAAAGGAAAAAGAGACGGTCATGGAGTCCTTCCGCAAGCACGAGCTGGACATCCTCGTGAGCACAACCGTGATCGAAGTCGGCGTCGACGTCGCGAACGCCTCAGTTATGGTCATCGAAGATGCCAACCGGTTTGGGCTAAGCCAATTGCACCAGTTGCGAGGGCGTGTAGGGCGTGGCGAGCATCAGAGCTACTGTATCCTCATCGCCGATGCCAAGACTGAAGATGCAAGAGCACGGCTCGATGTCATGGTCGCCACTAGCGACGGATTCAAGATTGCCGAGGAAGACCTCCGCCTGCGAGGCCCAGGCGAAGTCGCCGGAACCCGACAAAGCGGAAACCTGGACTTCAAAGTCGCCGACCTGATCCAAGATTCCAAAATGCTCGAAGTAGCCCGACAGGCGGCGATCGACCTCCTCAGCCGAGATCAAACGCTCGCCCATCCCGACCACCAAACCATCAAGCTAAAGGCTCAGAACCATCGCTCCGATCTGGCTGTTATCGTCGTGAGCTAA
- a CDS encoding HDOD domain-containing protein: MVRPQEIYQRILDGMANEAAIPQLPTSCLQVLKLIGIEEPNLTDIHHAILASPALTTSVLRMASSAFYNRQSRAVSDVRTAIQILGLKTLRSITFAVMVQSTFSNSARHSGLNVHRFVRHSMFVGLLASSLFQVHRTPETSRDESEPDELFAAGVLHDVGIGILSVIEPGVFRPLAQFAEQRELTFSEAFASAFGSPTVELTTIALKTWGISDRLVNVVSSAFSDTSTPRNLSASCLRYADYLLESQGLGLLSQRAAPACPEDVIASAGISEEEGRSAVHALSETCDLWMAGSGSTPL, from the coding sequence GTGGTGCGCCCGCAGGAGATCTATCAGCGGATTCTTGACGGAATGGCCAACGAAGCGGCGATTCCTCAATTGCCTACGTCTTGCCTTCAGGTCCTCAAGCTCATCGGCATCGAAGAGCCCAACCTTACCGACATCCACCATGCCATCCTTGCCAGCCCCGCGCTCACCACTTCCGTGCTGCGAATGGCCTCCAGCGCCTTCTATAACCGTCAATCCAGGGCAGTTTCAGACGTCCGCACAGCCATTCAGATTCTTGGCCTCAAAACCCTGCGCTCCATCACATTCGCGGTGATGGTCCAAAGCACATTCTCAAACTCGGCCCGACACTCAGGGCTTAATGTGCACCGATTTGTCAGACACTCGATGTTTGTTGGCCTCCTTGCCAGCTCACTCTTCCAAGTTCACCGGACGCCAGAAACCAGTCGAGACGAATCCGAGCCGGACGAACTCTTCGCTGCTGGAGTCCTCCACGACGTGGGTATCGGGATTCTGTCCGTCATCGAACCAGGCGTATTTCGCCCGCTTGCCCAGTTCGCCGAGCAACGCGAACTCACATTCTCAGAGGCGTTCGCCTCCGCATTCGGCAGCCCCACTGTTGAGCTCACCACGATCGCGCTCAAAACTTGGGGAATAAGCGACCGGCTTGTCAATGTAGTCTCTTCAGCATTCAGTGACACATCCACACCAAGAAATCTTTCTGCCTCTTGCCTTCGCTATGCGGACTACCTGCTCGAATCGCAAGGTTTAGGATTGTTGTCCCAGCGAGCAGCTCCCGCTTGCCCAGAAGACGTCATCGCCTCCGCAGGCATCTCCGAAGAGGAGGGCCGCTCCGCTGTCCACGCCCTCTCCGAAACCTGTGACCTTTGGATGGCTGGCAGTGGTTCTACGCCCCTCTAA
- a CDS encoding HDOD domain-containing protein, which produces MPFITLGEPLKQAFLAKLKHAIALETAVPHMAEAAVELKRVIEKEDEPSTATLYKIIAGSPALTAMVLRSASSASSGATDRVTDVRRAILVLGKRSLLAIAIASIVQAIISERAKKALLDPQQFVLHSTFVGVMARFLFELQVREHGHKSEFLADEVFAAGILHDVGIGLFAVTEPMQFRKMVESSRLHVLTVSDEYLRTYDESSYELTTSALKAWDLSPEMRKLVGAMTDPESHPTESRTAACLVYADYIAETFGFGLTKNLATTECPAFVQDAVGMSSDEELEVTDLIGEVALGCLPKKNAA; this is translated from the coding sequence ATGCCATTCATTACTTTGGGGGAACCCTTGAAACAAGCTTTTCTTGCCAAACTTAAACACGCTATCGCCCTAGAAACTGCTGTGCCCCATATGGCAGAAGCAGCCGTCGAACTCAAGCGAGTTATCGAGAAAGAAGACGAGCCGTCTACGGCGACTCTCTACAAGATCATTGCTGGCAGTCCCGCGCTGACCGCGATGGTGTTGAGATCGGCGTCAAGCGCATCGTCAGGCGCCACAGACCGAGTCACGGACGTCCGTCGCGCGATCCTTGTTCTTGGAAAGCGATCACTGCTCGCCATTGCCATCGCATCGATCGTACAAGCAATCATCTCCGAGCGAGCAAAGAAAGCCCTTCTTGACCCTCAACAGTTCGTCCTCCACAGCACCTTTGTCGGCGTCATGGCGAGGTTCTTGTTCGAGCTGCAAGTGCGTGAGCATGGCCACAAAAGCGAGTTCCTAGCCGATGAAGTTTTTGCCGCGGGCATCCTGCACGATGTCGGTATTGGCCTGTTCGCCGTAACCGAGCCAATGCAATTCCGCAAGATGGTCGAATCCTCTCGCCTTCACGTCTTAACGGTCTCAGACGAATACTTGCGCACCTACGACGAAAGCTCGTACGAACTGACCACAAGCGCCCTGAAAGCCTGGGATCTCTCTCCCGAGATGAGAAAACTCGTCGGTGCAATGACCGACCCAGAAAGCCATCCGACAGAATCTCGAACCGCCGCCTGCTTGGTATACGCAGACTACATAGCCGAAACATTTGGATTTGGATTGACAAAAAACCTGGCGACAACAGAGTGCCCTGCGTTCGTCCAAGATGCCGTCGGAATGTCGTCTGATGAAGAGCTTGAAGTGACGGACCTGATTGGAGAAGTCGCCTTGGGATGCCTCCCCAAGAAAAATGCAGCCTAA
- a CDS encoding HDOD domain-containing protein, producing the protein MAEASVELRRVLEGPVEPETSNLHRIITSSPALTAMVLRSASSAAYGSSERVTDVRRAILVLGKRSLTAIAIASIVQAVISERVKAALLDPRQFVLHSTFVGVMARFLFETQVREHGHKSEFLPDEIFAAGILHDVGLGLFAVTEPMQFRKMVESSRLHLLTVSDEFLRTYDECSYELTAGALRSWNLSPKLLDVVSSMSAPEDHPTESKTVACLVYAEYLAETFGYGLTRNLATTECPDFVQSAIGLSPEEELETIELIGDIAWDCLPQKSAA; encoded by the coding sequence ATGGCGGAGGCCTCCGTCGAGCTGCGTCGTGTGCTGGAAGGCCCCGTCGAGCCTGAAACATCCAATCTGCACCGGATCATCACCAGCAGCCCTGCGCTCACGGCAATGGTTTTGCGCTCTGCGTCAAGCGCTGCATATGGATCGTCAGAACGAGTTACCGACGTCCGCCGCGCAATCCTCGTTCTTGGCAAACGCTCCCTAACCGCGATCGCGATCGCCTCCATCGTCCAAGCCGTGATCTCAGAGCGCGTAAAAGCCGCCCTGCTCGATCCTCGACAGTTTGTACTCCACAGCACATTCGTCGGCGTTATGGCGCGCTTCCTCTTCGAAACCCAAGTGCGCGAGCACGGACACAAGAGTGAATTCTTGCCTGACGAAATCTTCGCAGCAGGCATCCTCCACGACGTTGGCCTCGGACTCTTCGCTGTGACCGAGCCCATGCAGTTTCGCAAGATGGTCGAGTCCTCCCGCCTTCACTTGCTCACGGTTTCCGACGAATTCCTGCGCACCTACGACGAGTGCTCTTACGAACTGACCGCCGGGGCCCTGCGATCGTGGAATCTCTCCCCGAAGTTGCTGGACGTTGTAAGCTCCATGTCAGCCCCCGAAGATCATCCCACCGAATCCAAAACGGTAGCTTGCCTTGTCTATGCCGAGTACCTTGCCGAAACGTTCGGCTACGGACTCACCAGGAATCTCGCCACAACCGAGTGCCCAGATTTTGTCCAATCAGCAATCGGACTCTCGCCCGAAGAGGAGCTCGAGACGATAGAGCTGATCGGGGACATCGCTTGGGATTGCCTGCCGCAAAAGTCGGCGGCCTAA
- a CDS encoding TIGR01777 family oxidoreductase, producing the protein MKIVIPGGSGHVGQMLARYWQKQGHEIVVLSRSSSAGEVRAVAWDGKTLGPWTEEFENADVILNLAGRSVNCRYTEANLKQMMDSRVDSTRVVGQAIAQAKHPPKLWFQASTATIYAHRLDAPNDEYTGILGGDEPGAPYKWNVSIEIAKAWERELDEADTPSTRKVALRSAMTMSVEDGSVFDTMARLAKKGLFGTSGSGEQYVSWVHEQDFVRALDWIIEHENIDGAINISSPNPVPNKEFNRILRQVLRVRVGLPTMSWMLELGALVMRTETELILKSRRVVPTRLLESGFTFDYPEWEGAAKSLAEAWTRRVVNSRMRV; encoded by the coding sequence ATGAAAATCGTTATCCCCGGAGGGTCGGGCCACGTTGGGCAGATGCTTGCCCGTTACTGGCAGAAGCAGGGCCATGAGATTGTCGTGCTTTCGCGCTCCTCTTCGGCAGGGGAAGTGAGGGCCGTTGCCTGGGACGGCAAGACCCTTGGTCCTTGGACTGAGGAGTTTGAAAACGCCGACGTCATCCTCAACCTGGCGGGACGGTCGGTCAACTGCCGCTACACCGAGGCTAACCTCAAGCAGATGATGGATTCGAGGGTGGATTCCACACGGGTTGTCGGGCAAGCGATTGCTCAAGCAAAGCACCCGCCCAAGCTTTGGTTTCAAGCGAGCACCGCGACAATCTATGCTCACCGGCTCGACGCTCCCAACGATGAATACACCGGCATTCTTGGGGGAGATGAACCAGGAGCGCCGTACAAGTGGAACGTGAGCATCGAGATCGCCAAGGCCTGGGAGCGCGAACTTGACGAAGCCGACACTCCGAGCACGCGCAAGGTCGCGCTACGGTCGGCGATGACGATGAGCGTGGAGGATGGGAGCGTTTTCGACACGATGGCACGGCTTGCCAAGAAGGGGTTGTTTGGCACTTCAGGGTCGGGGGAGCAGTACGTTTCGTGGGTTCATGAACAGGACTTCGTGCGCGCGCTCGACTGGATCATCGAGCATGAAAACATCGATGGGGCGATAAACATCTCTTCTCCGAATCCAGTGCCAAATAAGGAGTTCAACCGGATTCTTCGTCAGGTGTTGAGAGTGAGGGTTGGACTTCCTACGATGAGTTGGATGCTGGAGCTCGGCGCGCTCGTTATGAGGACGGAGACTGAGCTGATCCTCAAGAGCAGGCGCGTTGTTCCGACAAGATTGCTGGAATCGGGATTCACGTTTGACTACCCCGAGTGGGAAGGGGCGGCGAAGAGCTTGGCTGAGGCGTGGACACGTCGCGTTGTGAACAGTCGGATGCGCGTTTAG
- the msrA gene encoding peptide-methionine (S)-S-oxide reductase MsrA, with translation MAKMGMLFVLVSAAVIGLAVFSVRQGGDRKPLSGKIPAQVTIPKDAKEIVLGGGCFWCIETLFEELEGVYTVESGYAGGKSAQATYADVSSGTSGHAETIKIFYNPKVITAHDLLTVFMTVHDPTTLNRQGPDSGPQYRSVIFYSNDEEKKLGQQVIDEIAKEKIWPNKIVTVLEPLKNYIRAEEYHQDYFNKYENASDEERARMNGGYCRAIIEPKVKKFRAKFASKLKKKG, from the coding sequence ATGGCAAAAATGGGAATGCTTTTTGTTTTGGTCTCGGCAGCGGTCATTGGGCTTGCGGTCTTTAGTGTTCGGCAGGGCGGCGATCGCAAACCGCTTTCTGGCAAAATACCGGCGCAAGTGACTATTCCCAAGGATGCAAAAGAGATTGTTCTCGGAGGCGGCTGCTTCTGGTGTATTGAGACACTGTTTGAAGAGCTTGAAGGTGTGTACACCGTTGAGAGTGGCTATGCGGGGGGCAAGTCTGCGCAAGCGACCTATGCCGATGTCAGCTCCGGCACGAGCGGACACGCCGAAACGATTAAGATTTTTTATAACCCGAAAGTGATCACGGCCCATGATCTCTTGACCGTGTTTATGACCGTCCACGACCCCACCACGTTGAACCGACAGGGGCCAGACTCGGGTCCGCAGTACCGGTCGGTGATCTTCTATTCCAACGATGAGGAGAAGAAGTTGGGGCAGCAGGTGATTGACGAGATTGCCAAAGAGAAGATTTGGCCGAACAAGATTGTGACGGTGCTTGAGCCGCTCAAGAATTACATCCGGGCGGAGGAGTATCACCAGGACTACTTTAACAAGTATGAGAACGCGAGCGATGAAGAGCGCGCGCGGATGAATGGTGGCTATTGCCGTGCGATCATTGAGCCGAAGGTGAAGAAGTTCCGGGCGAAGTTTGCGTCGAAGTTGAAGAAGAAGGGGTAG